GCTACCAGCTCCCGGGCCGCCTTGACGTCCGTCTCGCTCACGCCGCCCACGGTGATCCCGTATTTGGCGCACAGGAAGGCGTTGTAGATGACGCCGCCCAAAATCAGGTGATCCACCTTTTTGTAAATCTCCTGCAGGGGGCCTATTTTCGTATCGTACTTGGCGCCGGCTACCACGGCCACAAAGGGCTTTTCCGGATCCAGAACATGGCGCAGATTGATCAATTCCTTTTGCATGAGAAAGCCCGCATAGGAAGGGAGATGCTCGGCCACGTCAAAGGTGGATGCGTCGGGCTGCCACGATCCGAACGCGTCGTTCACAAACACATCGGCCAACCCCGCAAGCTGCCTTGCCAGGCGCTCCCTGGCGTCGCCCTTGGCCGCCTCTCCGGAGAACCAGCGGGTGTTGGGCAGATAAATCCCGCCGATGCGATGTTCGTTTAAATCCCGGATGTGCCAGTTGATGGAGGTGTCTATCTGGCGGATGCCCTGGTCCCCGTCCACGGGAAACTCGGGAATGGCGAAGGTAGTGTACAGCTTGCGCTCCAGGTATTCCACGATGGGCTGGACCGATGTGCCTGCGTCCACCTTGATGGTCCCGGTCTTCTTGTCCTTGGGGCGGCCCACGTGGGTCATGAGGATGGGCCTGCCGCCGCGCTCCACGATATTGTACAGGGTGCCCAGGGTGGCGTCGATCCGGTAGGGATCGTGAATCACGCCCTTTTTGACCACGTTGTGGTCCACGCGGACCAAAACCACCTTGCCGGCCAGGTCGGCGTCCTGGATCAGGGGAAGCCTGGAATCAATGAGATGTCTGTTCATGACGCGCTCCTTTGAGTTGAAAACAGGGGTTGCCCAATAATGGCACAGGGCGCACGTAGTGTCAGCAAAAAATATGGGCCGAAGAAAATGGAAACTAAGTTAGCTTTAGGGCTTGCCCTGCTTTGGTTTTTGGGTGGCCCAGGCATGCAATGACTGGGGCCGAAGGCCAAAAGGCGCGACCGGAAAAATTGTAGGAATATAGAAAGGTCGGCGGGCGGAGGGAGTTGGTTGAACCCATACATTTGTTTGGTTTTGGATAGATCGTTCGGCCGCTTGAGAGACCAGGATTCTATCGTCGAGGAAGGTCGCACCTTTTGCGCTGACGCGCCCTGGCAAGATACTGCTTTGCCTGGGCCATCCATTTTCTGGCCTCGAGCGAGGTTAAAATATTATGGAAATGATTTGATTTCAGATAGTTCTATATGCATTCCCACGCGAAGCATGGGAACGAGAAGTCGGATGAGCAAGGGACGAAGTGTAGACTCAAGGCATGGGGACGGGCTTGAAATTTTTTAAGTAAAATGAAGAAACAGGTTATAAAATTTTGTCAGCGCGCTGCAGGTTTCGGCTTTAAAAATGAACCGTAAATCCCAGGGACATGGAGTAGCCGTCTTTGTCAAAGTTGTTGGGGCAGGATTCGTCCTTGCGCATGGTCATGCAGGGGTCTTCTTCGCTCAGGTCCATGCCGCGATACAAAAAATCCAGGCCGAAGCGGACCGGCGCGTCGGAAAAGGAAAATCCCACGCCCAGTTCGTAGCCGGATGCCGCCGGCAGGCTGGGGGATACGCGGCTTTCTGAGTCGCGGCCTCCATAGATGATGCCGCCGCCCAGGTAGGGCAGGAAGCGTTTGCTGACGTGAAATTGCAGCCTGGAGCCCATGCTCAGGAAACTGGTGTTCAGGGTGTCGGAGAGCATGCCTTCAAAGCCGGGGCTGTTTTCGCGACCGCTTCTGTCCAGAAGGCCCAGGAGGGCTTCGCCGTCGTCCAGCATGGAAAACAGGGAGCGTCTGTCGTTGTTTGCGGCTCCGTCCATGGAAAAACGATAGGTGGAATTGGCGCCGGGGTTGGATTGATAGCTGGATTGAGGGTCGATGGTGACGGGTACGGGAATAATGGCATGGCCTGTCTCGCGCAGGTCTTCCACCCAGTCCCAGGACCATTGGGGAACTTTGGCGGGGCGCGGGGAGGCCGTGACTTGGGGCGCAGGCGTCTCCTGCCCGCACAGGGCGGGCGTGCACAGGGCGCAAACCCACATGGCCGCAACAATAAATATCAATAAAGCCCTGTAAGAGCCTTTGGTGTTGTTGAAATGGTTGGAGCAGACAGGGGCCTTACGGTTGGCGGCATTTGTGGAATCTTTCATGGTTCATTCTCCCGGAGCCTGACGGCGGCCCCTTTTTATTGATTGAGAATCACAGCCCTATCAAATAGAACAAGCCCGATCCTGAGCCGAAAAAGCGCCTTGGAACCGGCGGAGCTGCAATCGCCCCCACCGTAAGTACACGTTGCGTGCCAAGCATTGCTTCTCGGCGAGAGATTTAGCAATTCCCCAAAAATAACAGCTAATTAAAGAGTCGGAAAAAACCTTGCTTGCATCCAGGGTCTGACAGGGAAAAACCCCATACAAACATCAATCCGCCTGTCCGGACGCCCCGGTCGGCGGAGGCCGAAACACGCTTCTTTAGCTGGAATAATAAATACTTGGGAAAAAGCAACCAGTCCCTGATCGGGACGAACCATTTGCCCTATTGAGCGCCATCCCCATGCAGCAGACTTTTCCTAGGCGGAAAAATCTTCCTGCCCCCTTTTGGTAATGGTTGACGGAGTATAACAAAAAGCAAGTCCTTTTGTCTTTAAAAAACCGCCAATAACAATCCTTTGTGCGGATAATGGAGGCGTGGCACGACATTTGCTTGATTTTGGGAGGTAACGGGCGCCCCGGATCCGGGGAATTTTTCATAGCGTCCGGTAATATGGAGGATCAGCATCATGAAAAAAATCTATGTTTTTTTGTTTATTCTGGGGGCCGTCGTGGCCTTGTCCGCATGCTCCCACGGAAAATCCAAGGATGTATCCGGGGCTTCCATGCCTGAAGAGATATACGCCTCGCCGGATTACAATATGTACAGAAACGCCAAGGTCGGGGTTTTTCCATTTATGTCGCCCGAATACGCCCGGGGCGCGGGAAGCAGCGCGGCTTCGGTCTTTTGCAGGCAGTTGGAGAAAAACCGCGTGTTTTCCGCCGTGCATCTGGAGGCGGACGTTCCTCCCCAGGCCATCGCGGAAATAGCCAAGGCCAAAAGGTACGATCTGGTCATCACCGGAGCGGTCTTGTACTGGTTTGAAGGCAGCACGTTGGAGCCCTCCCGGGTGGAGCAGGAAATCACGGTTTTCAAGCCCTCGTCCAAGGGAAATAGGGTTCTGTGGAGGGCCCGCCTGATGGAAACCGGTTGGCCGGTGCAGCCCAAAGATTACTTGCTGGGACAAACACATGCAGTTCCGGCGCCCTCGGCCATGACGCTGGTGCAGAAAAACGCAGGAAAATTTTGCAAGATGCTATTGGCCGGCAGGTAAAACGCCGGTTGGATTCATACTCAGGAGAATGTCCATGACTTCCACGAAAAGAAAACTTGCCGCAGCCGTGCTGGCGCTTGCCGCAGCCGGTCTGCTTTGGGCGTGCCGGTCCCAGGCGCCTTATCCGGTCACCTATTCCATTAACGCCCAGCAGAAAATGCAGGCCGTCCATCATTGGGACATTCTGGCGGAAGACGTGGCCAATCAGGTAATGATGACCATTGAGCAGCATCCGGGAATCGAAACCCAGCCTGTTTCCGTGGCGTCCCCGGACGAGACTACCGCCTTCTCCCTGATGTTCCACGATCTGCTGGTTTCTCATCTTGTAAACCGGGGTTTGGTGCTGACGCCCTCCAATGAAGGAAGCCTGATCCTTGGCTACAGCGCCCGCATCCTCCAGCATGAGGACCGGATCATCCGAAAAAACCCGGTCAAATGGACCATGTTGGCGGGCAGCATGCGCGTCGCCCGGGCCGCTTATGACTGGGCCACGGAAGACATTCTGAATATGGGCATCGGCGTGGGTATTTTGGGGGATCTGGCCCGGGGCTACACCACGGGGGACAAGCCGGCCAAGGAACTGTTCATTACAACGACCCTGGCGTACGGGGACCGGTATCTTATGCACGCCAACGACATTTACTATATCAACGACGGCGACTGGTGGCAGTACGACGCCAACCCCATCGCCATGGGAAGCTCTTTGGACGCGGGCGGCCCTGGGCAGGCAAAAACCTATCGCACTGTGTCTGAGTGATCGTTATTGCGAACCATTGGGAGGGCCGCATGCGTTGCCAACATCGGATCATCAAAAAAAATCTTTTCAGCGCCCGCGGGAAAGGCGCGCTTTTTCCGGCCGCCGCTTTGATTTTAGCGGCCGTCCTGGCTTTTGGGGGATGCAGCTCCAACAAAAGAAACAGGCCCGTCGACGACGGGGTAAACCCGCTAGTCATTCCCCATGAAAACCTTTTGGAGTCCAGCTATAACGCCGGCGACATTTTGGCCCAAGCCCTGAAAAGGCAAAGCCTGCCCATGAACCGGCCCATGCTGGCTTCCAGCCTGGTAAATATTGACAACCTTGAGGAGTCGTCCACGTTCGGACGCCTGGTTTCGGAGCAAATCGCGTCCCGGCTGGCCCAGCACGGATACCCCTTTGTGGAATTGAAATTGCGGCAGGACTCCGTGTTCATCAAGGAGGGCCAGGGGGAATTTCTCCTTTCCCGCGAATTGAGGCATTTGGGCGAAACCCACGACGCCGCCGCCGTGCTGGTGGGAACCTATGCGGTGACCGAAGATCTGGTTTTTGTGAGCGTCCGGCTGGTCAGGACCCAGGATAACACGGTGATTGCAGGGCATGACTATCAGCTTTACAACTCGGATATCGTAGAGTCGCTGCTGCGGTAACTTGATTGGAGCAAAAGGAAAAATTCCGCATTTCCGGCATTATTGGCTTGATTTTCCATTAGTTGGTATATTATGAAGAATTTTCACGATTGGCTAAGACGCCGGATCAAAGCCAAAGGGATTATTCATGCTGAAAAAAAAGCGGCTGGCTCAATATGTAATCGTCCAGGGCCTGAGCTCCGACGAGTTGGATGAAGTTATCCTGTGCTGCGACGTCCTGGACTTTAAGGACGGAGAGCCCATCATCAAGGAGCACTCCATCAACTCCTCCCTGTACATTCTGGAGGAAGGCAGGGTGAGCGTCCAGATAGAGGTTTGCCGGAAAGAAAAAGAGTCCATGGAGGAAATAGCAATCCTGGACTCGGGAGATGTGTTCGGAGAAATCGCCTTTTTGGAGGAATGGCGGAGATCCGCGTGCGTCATGGCCGTGGGAGACGTGACGGTGCTTAAGCTGGACGGAGACCGGCTGCATTGGCTGTTTGAAAGGAACAACCACATCGGCTACCTGATGATGCGCAACTTGGGTCTGGTGCTGGCCCGGCGGCTTATGGACACCAACTATTTGCGCAAGATTGATATAGAAGACGGCTCCGAATGCGTGGATCCGTCCCTCCACGCATAACTTGCCCGGTTTTTCAGGGCGCGGCAAATCCCTTTGCGCCGCCCTATCCTTCCCCTAATATCCTATTTATCCTGTCGATGATTTTTTGCGAAACCTGGTCCGCATTTTCCATCTGAGAGGCCGAAGTCACGGAATCCACTCCCGGCGCTTCGATGTTCAGGTCCGGATCTCCTGTCGTTGTCAACAGCACGATTTTTTGCTTGTCCGCCGTCTTTTTCACAAAGGCTTCGATTTCCGGCTCCACTCTCCAGGCCATGCAGGTATTGATCAAAACCACGGCGTCATAGCCTTCGGCGTCGATTTTGTCCAAAGCGGGAACGCTTTCCACCTGAATAAATACGTCCTGACCTTCATAGGCTTTCACCACGTTTTCCAGGATGACGCTTTTAAATGCCGTATCCTCCGTTGCGAACAGCACCTTGGTTTCAGCCGAAGGGCTGCCGTATTGGACCGAGGAGACTCTTTTGGGGCCGCAGCCGGCGGCGAGCAGGAGTAGGACGGCCAAAGCCGCATAAAACCGCATTAAACGCATGGCGAATTCCTTTCCCAAAGGATAAAAAAGGCGAGGCGCCCCGGCCGCACGCCGGATACGCCTCGCCTTTTTTTATAGCATAAAAGCCTATCAGTCCGTATTGTTAATGGTGAAAAACCTGCTGCCTATGCCGTCCGAGTTGCCAGCGTTGTCCCGGGCGGTCCACTGGATGGTGTGCACCCCGTTGGTATAAGCGGTGGTGTCCAGATAAAAATAACCGGCCGCGCCATCCGAGTTTGCATAGCCCGGGAATAGGTTTGCAATGTCCTCCCTGTACTGATCGTACGTGGGATGCCCTTGATACACTCCGTCCACGTACACGTTGAGGGTGGAGCCGTCCGTGGGTATGCTGTTGGGCTGGGGAGTCAGCGCCCAGCCCCAGTTTGCGTAGCTGGAACCCGAGGCGGTCCCGCCTTGGACCGGAGCGTCCAGAGCGCCAAAGGGCTTCACCGCATTGGCGTTGTCGCAGATAATGGTTTTCGACCCCAAGGAGGTCTGATTGCCCTCGTAATCCGTGGCCACGGCTTCGATGATGTAAGTCCCGTTGCCGCCGTTGGGCAGGAAATTCGTAAGCATCATGTAGCCCCAGCCGGCCTGGGAGTTCTGGGGATAATCCGGGTATTGATTCGCCACGTCCGGTCTGGCGCCTTCCACCATGACGGCGTCGCCGATGTAGATCTGGCCGCCGCCGGTGGTGTTGTATATCTTTACGCTGTCCACGCCCACGTCGTCCAAGGCCCAACCGGTGACCGGGATGGAGCTTCGGACCGTTGAGTTGTCCAAGGGCGTATCAAAGGAGCCGAAGGGGGGATTCAGGTTTTCCGGGTCTCTTTTGTTGACTCCGACTTTTACGTTGCGCGTATCCCCCCCGGTGTCGCTGATGGGTACGTTGACCCATGTGGTTCCCAGGGAAGAGGAACTGTAGCAGACGTAAAAATGCATATACGCAGAGCCCGTTCCGCTTTCCGGCCAGACGCTCAGCCAATCGGGCAGTTGGCGCGTTTGCACATACCAGCCCACACGGGAGTTTGCCGTGTTAATCCAGGTATGGCCCACCCAGGGGCCGCCGCCCTTTCTGCTTAAATCGACTTCCGTGCCGCTGACCAGCATTTTATCCGGGTATACGGTGAAATGGGGAATTCCGTAATCAATCAGTCCGGGAGCGCCGGGGTCCAAAACTTCCCCGTTCTGAAGCGCATCCAGGTCG
This genomic stretch from Desulfatibacillum aliphaticivorans DSM 15576 harbors:
- a CDS encoding phosphoglycerate kinase yields the protein MNRHLIDSRLPLIQDADLAGKVVLVRVDHNVVKKGVIHDPYRIDATLGTLYNIVERGGRPILMTHVGRPKDKKTGTIKVDAGTSVQPIVEYLERKLYTTFAIPEFPVDGDQGIRQIDTSINWHIRDLNEHRIGGIYLPNTRWFSGEAAKGDARERLARQLAGLADVFVNDAFGSWQPDASTFDVAEHLPSYAGFLMQKELINLRHVLDPEKPFVAVVAGAKYDTKIGPLQEIYKKVDHLILGGVIYNAFLCAKYGITVGGVSETDVKAARELVAQDKEAGKIVELPFLVESDTIEGRVEGKYRTVSASDFAPGQERGYFLDIAPESFDTPQVAQAIAGAKTIFVNAVMGLTPHFYEGSQKLDATIDANTGAQKFYGGGDTLQEFKNLSPGLYLAAMDSAQYYFFTGGGTVLKAIEEGSPYGLDPVKALMENKERFKG
- a CDS encoding lipoprotein, whose protein sequence is MKKIYVFLFILGAVVALSACSHGKSKDVSGASMPEEIYASPDYNMYRNAKVGVFPFMSPEYARGAGSSAASVFCRQLEKNRVFSAVHLEADVPPQAIAEIAKAKRYDLVITGAVLYWFEGSTLEPSRVEQEITVFKPSSKGNRVLWRARLMETGWPVQPKDYLLGQTHAVPAPSAMTLVQKNAGKFCKMLLAGR
- a CDS encoding FlgO family outer membrane protein, with translation MRCQHRIIKKNLFSARGKGALFPAAALILAAVLAFGGCSSNKRNRPVDDGVNPLVIPHENLLESSYNAGDILAQALKRQSLPMNRPMLASSLVNIDNLEESSTFGRLVSEQIASRLAQHGYPFVELKLRQDSVFIKEGQGEFLLSRELRHLGETHDAAAVLVGTYAVTEDLVFVSVRLVRTQDNTVIAGHDYQLYNSDIVESLLR
- a CDS encoding Crp/Fnr family transcriptional regulator, whose amino-acid sequence is MLKKKRLAQYVIVQGLSSDELDEVILCCDVLDFKDGEPIIKEHSINSSLYILEEGRVSVQIEVCRKEKESMEEIAILDSGDVFGEIAFLEEWRRSACVMAVGDVTVLKLDGDRLHWLFERNNHIGYLMMRNLGLVLARRLMDTNYLRKIDIEDGSECVDPSLHA
- a CDS encoding choice-of-anchor U domain-containing protein, with protein sequence MANQVPEFQGKRWALWALLLVFFLSVLGCPFDDDDDMDPPRDDEIQVKVTLNATGEIADIEYNGRHYQIDITGQGGVLDPASIDILNVNQVTQNGFPPGFSFPDGLITFKVTGLNLGDTISAVLTFPSEFPAGSQYYKVTDDGWVLYANAVFAGNQVTITLTDGLDGDLDALQNGEVLDPGAPGLIDYGIPHFTVYPDKMLVSGTEVDLSRKGGGPWVGHTWINTANSRVGWYVQTRQLPDWLSVWPESGTGSAYMHFYVCYSSSSLGTTWVNVPISDTGGDTRNVKVGVNKRDPENLNPPFGSFDTPLDNSTVRSSIPVTGWALDDVGVDSVKIYNTTGGGQIYIGDAVMVEGARPDVANQYPDYPQNSQAGWGYMMLTNFLPNGGNGTYIIEAVATDYEGNQTSLGSKTIICDNANAVKPFGALDAPVQGGTASGSSYANWGWALTPQPNSIPTDGSTLNVYVDGVYQGHPTYDQYREDIANLFPGYANSDGAAGYFYLDTTAYTNGVHTIQWTARDNAGNSDGIGSRFFTINNTD